In one Rhodococcus sp. B50 genomic region, the following are encoded:
- a CDS encoding DUF2630 family protein: MDENDLFQHIEKLVDEEKSLRSRTSADGLGDEDLQRLRAVEKRLDQCWDLLRQRRAKAEFGDDPDEAEARPVDEVESYRQ; the protein is encoded by the coding sequence ATGGACGAGAACGATCTTTTCCAGCACATCGAGAAGCTGGTGGACGAAGAGAAGTCGCTGCGCTCGCGGACGAGCGCGGACGGACTGGGCGACGAGGATCTGCAGCGGCTGCGCGCGGTCGAGAAGCGACTCGACCAGTGCTGGGACCTGCTGCGGCAGCGTCGCGCGAAGGCCGAGTTCGGGGACGATCCGGACGAGGCGGAGGCGCGACCGGTCGACGAGGTCGAGTCCTATCGGCAGTAG